Part of the Cryptococcus neoformans var. neoformans JEC21 chromosome 11 sequence genome, GTCAGAACGAATACGTAGCACCTTCATGCAGGGGAGACGTACTCATGGTGTCGCTGAAAGTTTTTGTGTTTTCAATAAAGATCATGATCCAAACAATCAGAGGCTATCATCCCAGATGGTATTAGTGCCTATGTATGGATGCTAGGGATTCGTGAGAGAACATACCATGACCAGGGCGCCTAACGCAACGATGACCCATAGTTTGCAGACTTTCATCCACAAGTTGGGGAACGTACGAGGCCCTAACCAGTCGGCTGTCATGATGGGTGGATAAAGTTAGtttcttttgcttcttgTTCCTTGGGGTTACAAATAGGGGTATGATGGGTGTTTGTAGATTTGGACGTTGGATTGATTCAAGGGTGGGTTCGCGAAAAAGACGAAGGAGATACGAACTTGTGAGTATACGAGACGTCAGACCTTTCCAATCGACTGAGAATACTTTGTTCTTGCACCAGAGGTAAGCACGACGTCGTTTCCTAAGTCTGGTATTTTCAAGCTTTGGTTCGGGAGGTAGATCTTTTTCGAATATctcactttcttcttcggaaTAGGATTGAGTGTCGTGGTTTTGCTGTTGTGATAATTGTGGCTTGtactgttgctgttgttgtggtggtggagcaCTAGGATAGAAAAGTTCGTCTGAGAGTGAAGTATAGAAAGGGGGGCTGAAAGATGGGATGTAGGAAGTGGGGAAGAGGTCGTGACGATTTGTATTGAACGACTTGGAGACAGCGTCAAAGTTTGTGAGCGGCATCCTCGCAGGGATGAAAAATCTTCTTTTGTCTGTTTCCGCGGTAAAATGTTACGGACAGAGATGGGATATTGTGAAGGGGATGAGAGAGGATTGTTGAATGATCCTTTTACCGGTGTGAGGTTTGTAACGATGTAATTGCGAGGGCCAAACAAGGGTGGAGGTGAGAAAGGATGGTGACGGCGGCTGTTTTTGCTGCTTGCTCTCTGGGGTAGTACTTACCATTTGCATAGTTGGCAACTAAAGCGATCAATTCTTCATATGCCAAAACTGTACTCCAGCATTACTCAGTATGCCTCTCCGAACAAGAACGAAGAAATCAAAGAAGTAACCGTACGAACTCGttgaaaacaaaaaagaagaaaaagacgtTCGCGGTGGAGGCCGAACCACGACATCATTTATCACATCATCTCGGGTTAATAACCAGATAATAATTCGGGCCTTTCCTAGAAACGCCGCGGAATTCCGCGCGGTGGCTCGAGTTTTCTTGCTCAATTGTTATTCCCAAGCGGATTCAAAAAGTTGCTATATACACCTACAACCCAAACATTCATACAAAATGGGTATGTCGTCCGCCCTGCCAGCCCACAGCAAGCTACGCACTATGCTGACATTTCAATAGcacccaagaagaagggccaGAAGATGGCTTTGCACGAGTTCTTTGAAGAAGCCGGTAAGTCCTTTTAACGGGGACCTCAAGCGTCATTTTTATCATCGCGGGGACTCGTCGACTACGGAATCGCAATGTTTGGCCTACTGTATCAGATTTTGAACACGCCGGGCGGGGATGGAGTCGGAAGGTTCGAATGGAAGGTGGAATACGGGTATCTgtggaaggatggaaggaaggagcggGACGTGTCGACTCTTGgcggaagatggatgggTAGGACTAGTCAAAAATGTGTGGAAGGGCCCCATCTCGTCCTATCAGTTCGAGCATATGTCACCGAATTCTCTCGAGGACGATCTTTTCAACGATTAGCGACCACCTGGCGGGTCTTCCGGTGTGAAACAACCAGTGCTCGAAATATCGCGAACGTCCTTACATTTCACCACTCGCTTCCCCCTTCAAACACGATGCTTGACGTCCCCCAGAATTACCATTATGGACTTCAACTAACAATAACATAGCTACCAGCGGCTCTTCTTGGGCTGACGACGACTTTGACCTTCCCACCGCTCGTAagcctttctcttttctcattTCCCCACTTCATCTAACAGCGCTCCGTAGCCGCCGCGCGTGAGGAGTCTGGATCTGGTCTCAAGAGAGGCGACCCCGGATACTTTGAATCCCTCCCCGACCGAGGCTCTCGTCAAGCCACGTTTGCCGGTGCCCCCGCTCAGCGAGAAGAACTTCCCCTCCCCACCGTGCCCCCCTTCACCGCTTTCATTGGTAACCTCTCTTTCGAGCctgatgttgaagaggaagtgcGAGCTTTCTTCAACGACCTCGACCCTGTTAGCGTGAGGATCGTCAAGGATCCTCAGGGTAAGCCCAAGGGCTTTGGGTATGCAGAATTCAAGACTCAGGATGGCTTGAAGCAGGCGCTGGATAGGAGTATGTCTCAGTTGCAGGGGAGGACCATCCGCGTGAACGTTGCCGAGGCTCGTAAGCATtactcttttttttcaccATATCTTGAAATCTCATCTGACAAGTTGGTTAGCTTCTACCTCTCGCAACCCCCCTTCCGCGGCCGAGGAAGCCAGCCAGTGGCGACGATCCACTCCTCTCGTGTCTCGcgaatcttcttctcaaccttCCCGCCGTACCGGCGGCCCCTCCGAGCCCGCTGGCGATTTGGACTGGTCCGTCGCCCGAGGCGCCAAATTCACCCCTTCCGCTCCTGCCGCTCCCCTTTCTGGTGTCCGCCGCGATTCTTCCGGCCCGGGTCACGCTCGTGAACCCCGCGAACCCGGGGTGAGCGATGCCACCGATCAATGGAGGAGTAACAAGCCCTTAACTGAGAAGCTCGATCGCGACGTACCTCCTCACCAAGCCGGTGTGGCGCCTCCTATCGTGTCTCCCAGTCTTGCGGACACTGAGCAAACTTGGTCAAGAGGTACCAAGCTTCGAACACCTACTACCACTTCCCGTCAAAGTTCTGCCGACTCTaccccttcttctggcGCGCCTcaagagaggagaaaacTTAACCTCAAACCCCGAACTGCTGGCTCCCCCTCTGCCACCGCCCCTGCCATCGCTGGTACCCCTACTTCTGGTATCTTTGGCGCTGCCAAGCCCATCGATTCCGCTGCTAGGGAAAAGGCCGCAGAGGAGAAGCTCGCTCAGcgtgaagaggagaggaggaaggcaagggaagaggcggagaaGCAAAAAGTTGCTGCCGGTGACAAACCCGCTGAGGGTGAAAAGTTGGgatggagggaagaaaagttGAGGTCTATCAAAGCCGCGCAGGACAAGGTTGCCGGTAAGcccaccgccgccaccaccaccactaccACCAACACCGGTGCGGGCCGAAAAGGTTCTGCGgacaagagcaagaaggacgaACAAGGTTTCGAGCAAGTCCAACCCTCTCGTAAATCAGCCCAAACCGGAGCCGTTTCGGAGAACAAGCCCAAGAAAGATTACACTACAAGGCCGCAATTCTCTTTTGCTGCGGCTGCGGGTGCGATTAGGAACGATTTGGTAGAGGAcaaagatgaggaggacgtGACCAAGGGCGTTGAGGAGGTCAAGATTTAAAAGACAGGGAAATCGTTAGTTATGTGTGTGTATTGTGTGTAATTTTTGCAAGGGATTATACCGTATGCCGTTCATGGAAAGTCGACTCTATTTGTGGGTATGCAACTAAATTAGATTCATAGTGTTCTTTCCCCAATTTCTTTTTGGCCAATTATTTATGTCGACTAGCTTTTAAAGTACTTTGCAACGAAAGCAAACGAATCCTTGTTCGCCTGCTCTTTTTGCGACTTTTCCTGTCCATCCTCCATATCACCTCTTATCGTAAACCCATGGACGGCCCCAGGGAATCTCTTGACTACCAATTTCTCACCCAAATTTTGCTTCATAATTTCTTCCACCTTATCCAAATCATCTTCACTCATGATATCATCTTTATCCcctttgaggatgatgcaAGGGGTGGAGTTGATGTCTTTGACGTCatcgaggacgaggaaggaagggtggtTGGCTACCACGACGTCTACGCTGGACTTGGCGCCAGACTGGGGttgggcgaggaggagggcgtAGCGCGCACCAAAGCAATAACCGACGGCGGCGATCTTGCCCGTGGAGGTGTCGGAGCGCACGGATTGGACGTATTTCTCCACAAGCGGCCGGGTGACTGTTTATCCCGCCAGTCAGTTTGCTTGTTGGTTAGCATAATATCCATAACAGGCGATGCAATCATAGGTGgggcaaggagaaggatgttgGGGGGTTGTTTTGGAAACTTACCAGCCTCGCGGTGCTTGACAAGCCAAGGACCAAGGGCAGCAGCCGCTTTGGCGGTATCGGCGGCCTTGGTGAGTGCTGTAGCTTCGGCTTGGTGCCTCAGGTTCGGTACGATCGACTATCCGATATGAGATTGACGCATCACCATCACATGGTCAGTAACATTATCACAAGCAGCAAGTAAAAGGGAAGGGAcaggggaggagagaagggaatttacctgaagaagagactcGGGGATAGGATCACCCTCAAAGAAATCAGGCAAGAGGACCTTGTACCCCTGCCCAGCCCATTCGTCGGCGACGAGCTTGGAGTTGACGAGGTCGATCCCAAAGATATCAGAAATCAAGATGATTGTGTCTTGTTTCTGGCCCACTTGCCCTTCAGCTTTGCCTTTCTCagcggaggaagggagagagacGTAAGTGCGGAGGCCGTGctggatggagatggagccGAGGGGCTTTCCGGAGTGGATATCTGTCTCAACCAGGTTAGCGGTGTCGTGGAGCCTGGCGAGTGGGAGAAAGGTAAGTAGTGCCAGGGACGTACGGCCTGTGATGCAGCAGGGAGAGACGGTGGTTTGTTCTGGCATGGTGTAGTGATGGACTAGGGAGGGTTGAATGCGGTCCAGCAATTGGGATCGAGTGACTAACGTTCGTGAGCTCTTCCCAGCGTAGTATAAAACCGCTCCGGCGGAGTTGAGTGTATGAGAAGCTCCTATGACGTAATACGACTCCTCCACAAACCCATTTCCCACGGTCCACCCGACTCAGTCAACCACGACAACATGGAACACTTCCAACGAACTTGGGCTTCCAACCTCATTACATCTTAAACCATGCGGTTTCTCACCAAGACAGCATCGATATCTCAACCTTATACACTTCCCACGCCTTTAAAAAGATCTTTCACCCATCGGATTGCTCGGTATAGACTTGAATCGCTAGTCGTCCAGCGCCTGGTGTAAAAGGCAGCTTCATCATGTCGCAGAACTTTGGGTACTTTCCGACACATCGAGTATCCATGCAAGTGACAGGTTTAGTTTACTCACATACTAGCACTAAAAATACCCGACGCGTTGCACACCTACAAAGCCATTACCTTTTGACAGCTTGTTCACGCGCAAGAATAGGGGGCGGCCCTTCATCGGCTCTTACTCACTGGGTCCGATTCGTTGTTCAACACGTGAAAACAAAAACTATCAGTTTCTGGTGGTCTGTTCATGCCATCATGGTGTGATTTCTCAAACGAAGATGAAACGGAGCTATTGGCCCTGTTGACACCTTTTACCGTGATGACAGCTGCGTGCGTAGGGAGACCAGGGAGGTGGAAAAGGGTCGGTGAGAAAACAGCATACGAGCCAGGAGCTCTGAGGTTACTTCTCGTTGGTTGTTTGTTCTACTCTTTTCTTGTTATATTTCTCCACCTCTCAACCTATTCTAAAAGCTGTTTGTCCCCATTGCTCATCTTTTCATCGTTCCTGTTGCCTTTTCACTCATTGACTTtacttctccttttctccttttccccttttctACAGTGCGCGGACTATAGCGTCTTCTGGCCAGCGATTTCTTCTattccatccatcttcactACCCTCTCCTCGCTCACTCACGCTCGCCACAGAAATATATTACGCCCAGCAAACACGCTCAACAGCGCGCTTATCATGCCCTCACGGTTCCATTCTCCTAGCAAGATGTCTCTCAAAGACGTCAAGGCACCTTTCAAGACGAGAAGACTTTCtgcatcttccatctcccatcctttctctgtctctcccctctctttcaaccTTTCAGTCAGTCTTGCCGACTCGGGCAACAACGTTAACGAGGATAATCATGGGCATACAGATAATGGGATAAGGGAGAAACCCGTAGGAATCATCAAGCATGGcaccccttctcctccattcGTGCCTCCCAaatccccttctcctccacctgtcCCACCCAAGTCGCCTCCCCGTttgcttccccttccccttcacccTCCCTCTCAACCTCTACCTTCCATTCGACCCCGACGACAGCCACAACGCTCTTCCATACCGGGAAAGTCTTTACCCAAATCTCCAACCAAAAACAGTATCTTTAAGATGGTAGCAAAATCGGTATCCAtgccttctcttcattcaACAACGAATATAAGGGTGAGTGAGAATGCTTTGCGGAGGGAGGAGGCTGAGGCGAAACTGAAGGACCAGGTCAAGAACAACGGTAGGACCAAGTATAAGGGTAAAGATACCAAAGAATTATCATCCAAAGCTCCAGACGGATTTAAGGACAATCccagatggaagaagactacaaaggaaaagatcaagCCAGCACCAAAGTCACAGGAAAAAATGAAATCACCGAAACAAGGGATACTCAAGTTCGGCAGAAAAGAGGCAAATCACACTCTGAATTCGAACTCGGAAATAacgggaaagaagaaaagcaaGGCTAAGATGGCGCAGGACGTTCCTCGACAGGTTCGTTTTCATCATGTCCCACCGACTCCGCCAGTTTCTGGTGTTTCGCGCGGTAGCAGGGATGCGAAGAGGAACAGAATTGGAGGTGCTATTACGTCTGCTGGTATGTACacccttttttcttttttttctcagGTTGCTCTATCTCTCgtttttttggtttttttaTTTGTTTATTTGTTTTTTTCTGGAGAAATAAAGCTGATGGGTTTCGTGGCAGAATCGTTAAGGTTTCCAATACCTTCCGTGCTGATTTCTGATATTGCTAACCAATGTACGTTTCGCCACCCACCATCTGTCATGGTCATATTGAGACAGATGCTGATGGAAAATTCCgttttccccttccccttctgaGTATAGCGGTCGATTCGATGCTTGATCAAATGTTGGCTGCTCAAGCAAATTATAAGCGTAAGGCACAATGTTTTACGCTCCCGATCAGAATCCGAGATTCGATTCGAACGCTAACAACTGTACATTGTTATCGGCTTCATAAGCTACATCGCCTATAGCTTTCCCTACCGCTGTACCAACCCCACTAGAAACAGCTAGCGAAGTGAGCACTCGTCGTAAGTACGGGTACAGTTtgcccctttttcttttctacACATCCTTTCGTGTTAGATTTTTACTGATCCTGACTTTGGATGTATGTTTATCGCACCCGTAGACGAAGGTCATGCACAAGTACAAAATCCGGTATACGAGCGGGTGATGAAATCGGAAAAATCAACCCCTTCGCCGCCTAGCTCAATCGATACATATTCACAGACCCATACCCATATTTCCACGGCGAACCCCGTATCTGAACCTTGTGCCGGGTATGGCTCGACGtccccatctcttctttcggcTCAGGGTCCTACCAATCGAAGTCTGTCCATTTCTGGTGGGCTTGGTATCGAGACGGCAAGTCTTACCCGAGGAGTATCTTTGATGGAGAATATGCACCAAGCGCCGGAGGTTCGTGCGATGCCTGATTCGCAGCATAGGCGGGAAATGCCTGTGATTTCTGTGGAGATGGTTGATGACCAGGCGTACCGCGGAAATTCATATCCACACTTCGCTGCCGGGGGGGTTACATCTTCCTTCAACAGTTCTTTGCGGTCAACTAATACTAGTAGCAAGA contains:
- a CDS encoding RNA-binding protein sce3, putative, whose amino-acid sequence is MAPKKKGQKMALHEFFEEAATSGSSWADDDFDLPTAPAAREESGSGLKRGDPGYFESLPDRGSRQATFAGAPAQREELPLPTVPPFTAFIGNLSFEPDVEEEVRAFFNDLDPVSVRIVKDPQGKPKGFGYAEFKTQDGLKQALDRSMSQLQGRTIRVNVAEAPSTSRNPPSAAEEASQWRRSTPLVSRESSSQPSRRTGGPSEPAGDLDWSVARGAKFTPSAPAAPLSGVRRDSSGPGHAREPREPGVSDATDQWRSNKPLTEKLDRDVPPHQAGVAPPIVSPSLADTEQTWSRGTKLRTPTTTSRQSSADSTPSSGAPQERRKLNLKPRTAGSPSATAPAIAGTPTSGIFGAAKPIDSAAREKAAEEKLAQREEERRKAREEAEKQKVAAGDKPAEGEKLGWREEKLRSIKAAQDKVAGKPTAATTTTTTNTGAGRKGSADKSKKDEQGFEQVQPSRKSAQTGAVSENKPKKDYTTRPQFSFAAAAGAIRNDLVEDKDEEDVTKGVEEVKI
- a CDS encoding cytoplasm protein, putative codes for the protein MPEQTTVSPCCITGHIHSGKPLGSISIQHGLRTYVSLPSSAEKGKAEGQVGQKQDTIILISDIFGIDLVNSKLVADEWAGQGYKVLLPDFFEGDPIPESLLQSIVPNLRHQAEATALTKAADTAKAAAALGPWLVKHREAVTRPLVEKYVQSVRSDTSTGKIAAVGYCFGARYALLLAQPQSGAKSSVDVVVANHPSFLVLDDVKDINSTPCIILKGDKDDIMSEDDLDKVEEIMKQNLGEKLVVKRFPGAVHGFTIRGDMEDGQEKSQKEQANKDSFAFVAKYFKS